The genomic window TCGATCCGAGCCCGAACACCGTGGACGCCTTCGGGCACGCGCTCGTCACCTGGCTGGGCGGCGCCGTCCAGCGCTGCGAGTGGGACGAAGCGGGCCGCGCGCTGGCGGCGCTGCAGGCGGTGGATCCGGCCGGCGAGCGAACCGCCGGCGCGCTCTCGCAGGTGTTCGCGACGCTGGACGCCGAGGCGGTGGCCGAACGCCTGGACGAAGCCGAGCCGGGTCCGCAGGCGCGGTTCTTCGCGCTGGCGGTGCGCCTCGGCCGGCCGGCGCTCGACCTGCTGGTCGGCGTGCTGGCGATCGCGACCCGCGTGAGGCTGCGCGCGGCGGCGACCACCGCCCTCTCGTACCTGTGCGCGGAGGAGCCGGAGCTGCTCGGCCGCCACCTCGCGGACCCGCGCTGGTACGTCGTGCGCAACATCGTCTTCGTGCTCGGTCAGATCGGCGGACCCGGCATCGTGGAGCTGCTCGCCCGGATCGTGCAGCACCCCGACGCGCGCGTCCGGCGCTCGGTCGTGCACGCGCTCGGACAGGCGCCCTCCGAGATGCGGCTGCCGCTGCTCGTCGAGCTGCTCGACTCGGCGGACCCGCAGACCGTCTCGGCGGCGCTCGTGATGCTCGGCCGCGAGAGCGACCCGCGGGTCGGCTCGGCGCTGCTCGAGCGGGTCACGGCGGACGACTTCGCCGAACGGCCCGACGAGGCCAAGGTCGCGCTCGTGACCGCGCTCGGCGAGACCACGGGCGAGAGCGCGCTCCCCGTGCTCGAGGAGCTGCTCCATCGCGGCGGATGGTTCGCGCGGCGCGCGGCCGAGCGCTCCGCCGCGGCGCAGGCGCTGGTGCGCATCGGCACGCCGGCGGCGCTCACGTTGGTCGAAACGGGCCTCTCGGCGCGGGCCGAGGCGATTCGCGTCAGCTGCCAGGACGCGCTCGCGCGCAAGGGGCGTGCGGCGTGACGAGCCCCGGCATGCCCGCGCCCCGCGGCGAGGCCCTGCTGCGTGAGCAGGGCCTGCAGGTCGCGATGCGCATCGTCGCGACCCTGCGCACCGGCCGCTCGTACGCGATCGGCAACGTCGCGTTCACGCGCCAGCTCGAGCAGTTGCTGACGTCGCTCGCGCCCATCCTGGCCGACGCCGGCGAGGTGGTGGTGCTCGCCGACGACGGCGACGTGCAGGTCAACGGCGTGCGCCTTCCGCTGCGCCCGGCGAGCCTGCGCACGCTCGAACAGCTCGCGCAGGAGTTCCAGGTCCGCGAGATCGCCGGCGTCGCCTTCCGCGCCGGGCTCGCGCTCGCCGAGCTCGAGGACTTCATGCGCTACTTCCTGCCCTCGGAGCTCTACAAGGGCGGCGAACTCGCGCAGGCCTGCGCCACGCACGGCCTGCGGCAGGTCGGGCCGCTCGAGGTCGTGGACGCCGGCCAGGCGCACGGCGGTGCGAACGGCGCGCCCGCCGCGCCAGCGGAGGCGGCGACGGAGTCGCTTTCGCCCGGACTCGCGCGCGCGCGACACAACGCCCGGTTGCTGCTGGGCGGCGATCCGGGGCCGCGCGCGATCGAGCTGCGGCACCTCAAGCGCGTCACGCAGCCGCTGGTGGATGCGGTGACCGGCGAAGCGGCGGGCACGCCCGCGTTCCGACCCGATGCGGCCCCCGACGGCTGCGAACACGCGCTGAGCGTGGCGCTGCTCGCCATCGCGATCGGCCTGCGGCTCGGGCTCACCCGCTCCGAACTCTCCGAGCTCGGCGTCGCGGCGCTGCTGCACGACGCCGGCAAGGACGCCGTCGCCGGCCAGGTCCGCCACCCGTCCGCGGGCCGCTCCCCCGCCGAACGCGCGGGCGCCGAAAGCCACCCGCTCGAGGGCCTGCGGCGCATCGCGCTCTCGACCACGCTCAACGCCACCTCGCTGCTCGCCATGCGCGTGGCGCTCGAGCATCACGCCGGCGGACCGCACGGGTACCCGTCGCTGCCCGCACACTGGCGGCAGGCCCCGGCGTCGCAGGTCGTGGCGATCGCCGACGCGTACGTGTCGCTGACCGAACCGCGCACGGGCGGCGGGCCGGCGCTCGATCCCTCCGCGGCCCTCGGCTGCGTGCTCGGACCGCTCGCGGATCGCTTCCACCCGGCGCTGCGTGCGGCGCTGGTGCGCGTGCTCGGCGTTCATCCGCGCGGGCAGGTGCTCGAGCTCGATGACGGCTCGCTCGTCCGTTCACTCGGCGGGCGGCCCGAGGATCCTTCGCAGCCGCTCATCGAGTGGCTCGCGGGCGCCGACGGCGAGCCGGCCCGGACCGCTCTGCCCGCGGGCGAGCCGCTGCCGGCCGGGCGATCGGTGCGTCGCGCGCTGCCGCTGAGCGAGTGGCCATCCGCGGGGCGAGCCGCCTAGCACGGACAACCGCCCGCGCGTGACGACCGGCCGTCAGGCGGCCTGGGCCGTCTCCTCCGCTTCGGCGACGGGCATCGGCAGCTTGATCCAGAACGTGCTGCCCTCGCCCGGGCGGCTCTGGACGCCGACGTGTCCGCCGTGCAGCTCGGTCAGGCGCTTGACCAGATGCAGCCCGAGACCGAGGCCGTTGCGGCCCTCGCCGTCGGCGCCGGCGCCCTGACCGAACAGCTCGAAGATGTGCAGCGCCGTCGTCGGCGCGATGCCCGGTCCGACGTCGTTCACGTCCACGCGCAGGAAGCGGCCGTCGGTGCGCGTGCGCACCGTCACGGTCGAGCCGCGGGGGCTGAACTTGACGCCGTTGACGAGCAGGTTGACGACCACCTGCCGGACCTTGACCTCGTCCACCGGCACGATCGGCAGGTTCGGGTCCAGCTCCGTCGCGACCTCGATGCCGTACTTGCGGGCCAGCACGCGCGTCGTCTCGATGGCGTTCGTGACGATCGCGTTCACCGGCACCGCGCCGAGCTTGAGCACCATGGTGCCGCTCTCGAGGCGCGACAGGTCGAGAATGTCGTCCACCAGGCCCAGCAGCCGCTGCGCTTCGCCGCGCAGGCGGCCCACGAACTCGCGCGCCTGCTCGCGCGTCAGGCGATCCTCCTGGTCGCCGAGCAGCTCGGCGTAGGCGATCACCGAGCTGAGCGGCGTCTTGAGCTCGTGGCTCGCGGTCGAGAGGAACACGTCCTTCATGCGGTTCAGTTCGGAGAGCTCCTCGACGTCCTCCTCGAGCTCGCGCGCCCGGGATCCGAGCCGCTCCAGCATCTCGGCGCGATCGATCACCGCCGCGATGTGCGCGCCGAAGACGCGCAGCACCTCGAGGTGGTCGTCGCGGAACGGATCGGGGTTGTGGATGCGGTTGACGTTGAGCACGCCGACGACGCGGTCCCCGAGCGACAGCGGCAGCGACAGGGCCGAGGTGATCGTGCGTTCGGTCTTGTAGTAGCGGCCCAGCTCCGTGTTGGGCGGCTTCTCGCCGAGCAGCAACGCCTGGTTGCGCATCGCGACCCAGCCGGCGATGCCCTCGCCGACGCGGGCCCGCGCGCCGCGGGCGAATTCCGACTCGAGGCCGTGCGAGGCGCGCGTCACCAGCATGCCGGTCTCGGGGTCGAGGATCATGATCGAGGCCTGCTGCGCCTTGAGCGTCGAGACCACGCGCCGGACGATGATCTCGAGGATCAGGTCGAGCCGCAGCTGCATCTGCAGCGTGGTCGAGGCCTGGAACAGCGACGACAGTTCGGACAGGCGCGACTGCACGTCCTCGCGCTCGTGGGTCTGGCGGTCCATCGCGTCGCGCATGAGGTTGATCTCTCGCTGCTTCGTGACCGTGTAGAGGATGAACAGCAGCACCAGTCCGACGAGCGCCACCAGCGTGGTGATCGGTTCGCGCACGAGCGGGATGTCGGCGAACGCGGGCGAGGCGCCGATGATGTCGGCGAGCGGCAGGTAGAGCGCCGGGATCGTGACCGCGAGCGTCAGCAGCAGCAGGAACGTGACGCCCCACAGCAGCCAGCCCGCGCGATCGAGCTGCTTCCAGTTCGGTGATTTCGGCGATTCGGCGGGCATGTCGGCTCCTGAAGGCGCTGCCGGAAGGGGATGTCCCTCGCGTTTTCGGCCGATCGGTCGGCCGGGTTGAGAGCGGATCGCGCGCCCGCGACCGGGCGGCCGGAAGCTGGCGGGCCCGCGCGACCCCCGGCTACAGTGCGCGGCCGTGCCCGTGAACCCCGCCAGAAGCCGCTGGCCGGCCGCGCTCCTGCTGGCCGCCGGCGTGATCGCCCTTTACGCGGGCGCGCTGCGTTCGGGGCTGCTGAATGACGACTACCTGTTCCTCGAGGCCGCCGCGGGGGGGCCCTGGGCGCCGGCGGGCGGGGCGCTGGCCAACTACTTCCGGCCGCTTTCGCGGCAGTTGTGGTTCGGGGTGCTCGGGCCGCTGGCCGGCGGAAATCCGCTGGCGCTCCATCTCGCGAACCTCGCGCTCTTCCTTGCCGCGCTCGCGCTCCTGGCGGACCTGCTGCGCGCCTTCGCGCCGCGGGCCGGCGTACTGGCCGGCCTGCTCTACTTCGCCGTGCTGCCGCTTCAGCGCGTCAACCTGACCTGGATCTCGTGCTGCCAGGACCTGCTCGCGCTGGTCGGCGCGCTCGGCGCGCTCGCGCTCTTCCGCCGCGGCCGTGACCGGCTGGCGCTGCTCGCCTTCCTCGCGGCGGTGCTCGCGAAGGAATCGGCGACGCCGCTGCCGGCGCTGCTGTTCGTGTGGGCATGGCGACTCGAGGGCTCCCGGCCCGGCGCGGCGCTGCGCCGCGTCGCGCCCTTCGCGGCGCCGCTGCTCGTCTGGGCGCTCGGCGAGCTGGCGCTGCGCGCGCGCGCCGCCGCGCCCGCCGCGCTGCACTTTGGCCTCGCCGAGTTCGCCGCCGCGTGGGCGCACCTCGCGCAGTCGCTCGCCGGGCTCGAGGCGCCCGCCGGCACGCTGCGCGCGCTCGGCGGGACGCTGCCTTCGTTCGCGGCGCTCGCGGCCTTCAGCGCGCTGGCGCTGTGGGCGCCCTCGGACGCGCCCGCGCAGGGACCGCGACCGGCCATGCACGCGGGCCACGCGAATCTCTTCGGGCTGGCCTGGCTCGTCGCGTTCGCGATCCCGGTCGCGCCGGTCGTGCGCGCCTGGAGCGCCTACTTCTACACGCTGGCCGCAGTGGGCGGCGCGGTGCTGGTGGCCGCGCATGCCGCGCGGCTGTCGCGATGGGCGCTCGCCGTCGCGGTGGCGGTCGCCCTGTGGTGGCACGCGGCGGCGAGCGCCGCGCCGTCGTTCGCGGTGAGCGAGAACGCCTGGGGCTGGACCTCGCACCTGACGGCGCACTACTTCGCGCGCGGCGCCGCGCTGTCGGCGCGGCTGCGCGCGGCGCTGCTGCGCGTCGCACCCTCGCCGGCCCACGGCACGCGGTTCTTCCTCGCGACGCTGCCGCCCTTCGCCGGCTTCCAGATGGGCAACGGCGCCGCGATCCGCGCGGCCTACCGCGACCCGTCGCTGGAGTCGCACTTCTACTCGGAGTTCTCCGCCGCCACCGCCGGCGAGGCGCCGTGCGTTTTCCTCTACTGGAACGGCCTCGACTTCGAGCGCCTGTACGCGAATGCGCGCGATCCGTTCTTCCAGGTCGGCGCCGACCTGCTGCTGCTCGATCGCCCGCGCGGGGCGCTCGACGCGTTCCGCCGCGGCAGCGAGGCGGGGGAGCTGCGCGAGGACCTGCTCTACTGGTCCGGCTGGGCGCAACTCTGGAGCGGGCGGCGCGCGGCGGCCGAGGCGGCCTGGTCGGAGTTCGGCGCCGCCGACGACACGACGATGTACCGGGCGTGGATGCGCGGCGCCGTGACGGCGCTCGCCGAGGGCGACACGACCGGCGTGCGGCGCTGCCTGTTCGGCGCGCTCCGATCGGGCGTCGGCCGGCCCGAGGTGCACGCGGCGCTCGCCGAGCTGCTGCGCGGGCGCAGCCCCAAGTTCGCGCTGCTCGAGTCGAAGGTGACCGCGTTCCTGCTGCCGGGCGACCTGTCGGCGCGCGCCGCGCTGGTTTCCGGGCTGCTCGCGGCGCGGCTCGACGACCCGGCACGCCAGGAACTGGCGGCGATCGCAGCGACCCGCTCCGAATGGAAGTCCGACACGACGATCACGCGCCTCGAAGCACAGCTCGCGGCGCGCACACCCGGCGTACGCGGCGTGGCCACGCTGCCCCTTCCGCCGGCACCCCGGGAGGACCGATGAGACGAGGACGCGTGATGCTGGTCGAGTTCGACAGCGACATCCTGCGCGGCAATCCAGCCGGAGATCCGCACGTGCGGCGCATTCCGGTGTGGATTCCGCCCTCGTACGACGTGGAGCCCGCCCGCCGCTATCCGGTCGTCTACGTGCTCAGCGGCTTCACCGGGCGCGGCCGGATGCTGCTCAACGACAACGCCTGGTCCCCGTCGCTCGACGACCGGCTCGACGCCCTCGTCGGCTCGGGCCGCTGCGGCGAGATGATCGTCGTCATGCCCGACGCCCTGACGCGCTACGGAGGCTCCCAGTACCTCGACTCGGCGGCGACCGGCCCGTACGCCCGTCACCTCGTCGCCGAACTCGTGCCGTGGGTGGACGCGAACTTCCGCACGCGCGGCACGCGCGAGGCCCGCGGCGTCGCCGGCAAGTCGTCTGGCGGCTTCGGCGCGATCACGCTCGGGATGAAGCACGCCGACGTCTTCGCCGCGGTCGCCTGCCACAGCGGCGACATGTACTTCGAGTTCTGCTACGGACCCGACCTGCCCCGGGCCTGCTCGGTGCTCCAGGAGGCGGGAGGCCCGCGGGCGTTCCTCGAGGCCTTCGAGCGGCGGCCCCAGAAGGGCAAGGACGACTTCCTCGCCCTCAACATCCTGGCGATGGCGGCCTGCTATTCGCCCGACCCTGCCGCCGAGCTGGGCATCGCGCTGCCGTTCGACCTCGCGACCTCGGCGCTGCGCGACGACGTGTGGGCCCGCTGGCTCGAGCACGACCCGCTGCGCATCGCCGCCCGCCACGCGGAGGCCCTGCGCTCGCTCGCGCTGCTCTACCTCGACTGCGGGACGAAGGACGAGTTCCACCTGCACCACGGCGCGCGGCGCATGACGCGCGAGCTGACGAGGCTCGGCGTCACGCACACTTACGAGGAGTTCGACGACGGGCACATGAACGTGCCCTACCGCTACGACACGAGCCTGCCGATGCTCGCGCGCGCGCTCGGGGCCTGATGTCGTCCGCGCCGGTCCGGCTCTCGATCCACGGCCTGCAGCGCCGCTTCGGCGCGCACGTCGCGGTCGCCGACGTCTCGCTCGAAGTGCGCGCGGGAGAAATCGTCGGCTTCCTCGGCGCCAACGGCGCGGGCAAGACGACGACGCTGCGCTGCGCTTCGGGGCTGCTGCGCCCGCACGCCGGCCGGATCGAGGTGGACGGGCACGATCTGTGGCGCGCGCCCCGCGAGGCGAAGGCGGCGCTCGGCTTCGTGCCCGACCGGCCGTACCTCTACGAACGCCTCTCGCCGCCCGAGTTCCTCGGCTTCATCGCCGCGCTCTACGGCGTGCCCCCGGCCCTCGCCGAAGCGCGCATCCACGCGCTGCTCGGCCGGCTCGCGCTCGGCGACGCCGCCGACGCGCTCATCGAAGGCGCCTCGCTCGGCACGCGGCAGAAGATCGCGGTCGCGGCCGCGCTGCTGCACGAACCGCCGGCGCTGCTGCTCGACGAGCCGCTCGCCGGGCTCGATCCGCCTTCGGCCTTCGTCCTGAAGCAGCTCCTGCGCGAGCGCACCGCCGCCGGCGCCGGCGTGCTGGTCTCGACGCACCAGCTCGAGGTGGCCGAGCGATTCTGCGACCGGGTCGTGATGCTGCGGCGCGGGCGCGTGGTCGCCTCCGGCACGCTCGCCGAGCTGCGCGGTGCGCGCGGCGACGCCACGCTCGAGACGCTGTTCCTCGAGCTGGCGGCCGAGCGGACGGAGCCGTGAACGTCGCGGGCGTCGTCCGCAGCCGCCTCGCGCTGGTGCGCGCCTGGCTGTGGACGCGCTCTCGCGGGCGCCTGCGGCCGCGGGCGGGCGTGGCGACGGCGGCGCTCGCGCTGC from Candidatus Eisenbacteria bacterium includes these protein-coding regions:
- a CDS encoding ABC transporter ATP-binding protein, whose amino-acid sequence is MSSAPVRLSIHGLQRRFGAHVAVADVSLEVRAGEIVGFLGANGAGKTTTLRCASGLLRPHAGRIEVDGHDLWRAPREAKAALGFVPDRPYLYERLSPPEFLGFIAALYGVPPALAEARIHALLGRLALGDAADALIEGASLGTRQKIAVAAALLHEPPALLLDEPLAGLDPPSAFVLKQLLRERTAAGAGVLVSTHQLEVAERFCDRVVMLRRGRVVASGTLAELRGARGDATLETLFLELAAERTEP
- a CDS encoding esterase, which codes for MRRGRVMLVEFDSDILRGNPAGDPHVRRIPVWIPPSYDVEPARRYPVVYVLSGFTGRGRMLLNDNAWSPSLDDRLDALVGSGRCGEMIVVMPDALTRYGGSQYLDSAATGPYARHLVAELVPWVDANFRTRGTREARGVAGKSSGGFGAITLGMKHADVFAAVACHSGDMYFEFCYGPDLPRACSVLQEAGGPRAFLEAFERRPQKGKDDFLALNILAMAACYSPDPAAELGIALPFDLATSALRDDVWARWLEHDPLRIAARHAEALRSLALLYLDCGTKDEFHLHHGARRMTRELTRLGVTHTYEEFDDGHMNVPYRYDTSLPMLARALGA
- a CDS encoding HD domain-containing protein translates to MPAPRGEALLREQGLQVAMRIVATLRTGRSYAIGNVAFTRQLEQLLTSLAPILADAGEVVVLADDGDVQVNGVRLPLRPASLRTLEQLAQEFQVREIAGVAFRAGLALAELEDFMRYFLPSELYKGGELAQACATHGLRQVGPLEVVDAGQAHGGANGAPAAPAEAATESLSPGLARARHNARLLLGGDPGPRAIELRHLKRVTQPLVDAVTGEAAGTPAFRPDAAPDGCEHALSVALLAIAIGLRLGLTRSELSELGVAALLHDAGKDAVAGQVRHPSAGRSPAERAGAESHPLEGLRRIALSTTLNATSLLAMRVALEHHAGGPHGYPSLPAHWRQAPASQVVAIADAYVSLTEPRTGGGPALDPSAALGCVLGPLADRFHPALRAALVRVLGVHPRGQVLELDDGSLVRSLGGRPEDPSQPLIEWLAGADGEPARTALPAGEPLPAGRSVRRALPLSEWPSAGRAA
- a CDS encoding HEAT repeat domain-containing protein, translated to MSQDSSSPASRGTGDGSPAARNLAEWFRQLDRYVRMTCTFGPAAPNCTATRERVLEDFMEILGYHAPFAVHCTPLELWLRDEAIVRPPAAATSETVVQLERRIPFLLYRDGIRALTFTPKTTREDVGALLDALAKVTTAQVTNEDLVTLLWEVNLTGLRVDISPLEAPAEPGGGLAAAFDDWAVPQAGTDVLEAWRALTAAEAHDREAFTDAWRREAAEPWTMRVDGLVRGVMALDPSPNTVDAFGHALVTWLGGAVQRCEWDEAGRALAALQAVDPAGERTAGALSQVFATLDAEAVAERLDEAEPGPQARFFALAVRLGRPALDLLVGVLAIATRVRLRAAATTALSYLCAEEPELLGRHLADPRWYVVRNIVFVLGQIGGPGIVELLARIVQHPDARVRRSVVHALGQAPSEMRLPLLVELLDSADPQTVSAALVMLGRESDPRVGSALLERVTADDFAERPDEAKVALVTALGETTGESALPVLEELLHRGGWFARRAAERSAAAQALVRIGTPAALTLVETGLSARAEAIRVSCQDALARKGRAA
- a CDS encoding GAF domain-containing sensor histidine kinase; this translates as MPAESPKSPNWKQLDRAGWLLWGVTFLLLLTLAVTIPALYLPLADIIGASPAFADIPLVREPITTLVALVGLVLLFILYTVTKQREINLMRDAMDRQTHEREDVQSRLSELSSLFQASTTLQMQLRLDLILEIIVRRVVSTLKAQQASIMILDPETGMLVTRASHGLESEFARGARARVGEGIAGWVAMRNQALLLGEKPPNTELGRYYKTERTITSALSLPLSLGDRVVGVLNVNRIHNPDPFRDDHLEVLRVFGAHIAAVIDRAEMLERLGSRARELEEDVEELSELNRMKDVFLSTASHELKTPLSSVIAYAELLGDQEDRLTREQAREFVGRLRGEAQRLLGLVDDILDLSRLESGTMVLKLGAVPVNAIVTNAIETTRVLARKYGIEVATELDPNLPIVPVDEVKVRQVVVNLLVNGVKFSPRGSTVTVRTRTDGRFLRVDVNDVGPGIAPTTALHIFELFGQGAGADGEGRNGLGLGLHLVKRLTELHGGHVGVQSRPGEGSTFWIKLPMPVAEAEETAQAA